From a region of the Micropterus dolomieu isolate WLL.071019.BEF.003 ecotype Adirondacks linkage group LG21, ASM2129224v1, whole genome shotgun sequence genome:
- the endog gene encoding endonuclease G, mitochondrial: protein MRRLCRTGATLLFGAGIGASASRLLSSRGGEEEEEDRPALLSRVPVIPVPRVQASELTVTPGGTGAVMKYGFPSLANIKTRESYVTSYDPRTRTASWVIERLNPASLTGPSDRKRCDFKEDDSVHMFHRATSADYRGSGFDRGHLAAAANHKWSQKAMEDTFYLSNVAPQNPHLNQNAWNNLEKLCRSLTKRYLNVYVCTGPLYLPRQEDDGKLYVRYQVLGRNHVAVPTHFFKVLILEQADGRGVELRSYVLPNEPIDEKVPLERFLVPIETIERASGLLFVPNIMKRTGSLQAITDR from the exons ATGAGGCGGCTCTGTCGGACCGGAGCGACCCTGCTGTTCGGGGCGGGGATCGGGGCTTCAGCGAGCCGCCTGCTGAGCTCCAGAggcggggaggaggaggaggaggacagaccCGCTCTGCTGAGCAGAGTCCCGGTGATCCCGGTACCGAGAGTCCAGGCCTCCGAGCTGACG GTGACTCCAGGTGGGACAGGAGCGGTGATGAAGTACGGCTTTCCCTCATTGGCCAACATCAAGACCAGAGAGTCCTACGTCACCTCGTACGACCCCCGCACACGCACTGCATCCTGGGTAATAGAGAGGCTAAACCCCGCCTCCCTGACCGGCCCGTCAGACAGGAAGCGCTGCGACTTCAAAGAGGACGACAG TGTGCACATGTTCCACAGAGCGACCAGCGCTGACTACAGAGGGAGTGGCTTCGACAGAGGTCACCTGGCTGCTGCAGCCAATCACAAGTGGAGTCAGAAAGCCATGGAGGACACCTTCTACCTGAGCAATGTGGCAccgcag AACCCTCACCTGAACCAGAACGCCTGGAACAACCTGGAGAAACTGTGCCGCTCTCTGACCAAACGTTATCTGAACGTGTACGTGTGCACCGGACCGCTCTACCTGCCCAG GCAGGAGGATGATGGGAAACTCTACGTCCGATATCAGGTTTTAGGACGAAACCATGTTGCCGTGCCGACGCACTTCTTCAAG GTGCTGATCCTGGAGCAGGCGGACGGCAGGGGGGTGGAGCTTCGGTCGTATGTTTTACCGAATGAACCGATAGATGAGAAGGTTCCTCTGGAGCGTTTCCTGGTTCCCATAGAAACCATCGAGCGAGCGTCAGGACTTCTGTTTGTCCCGAACATCATGAAGAGGACCGGCAGCCTGCAGGCCATCACCGACCGCTAG